One region of Gilliamella sp. ESL0405 genomic DNA includes:
- a CDS encoding DNA translocase FtsK, whose amino-acid sequence MKKSKITRRQIIAQLILLTIIGLSVCLFLSLFTYNPSDPGWSRTAWHTPISNFGGYLGAYVSDVLFQFLGFVAFSIPVIFIFFCLQLMHYFYRHANDPINYFSVSFRIIGILAFIFSSTGFFALNIQDAEQFEAGGYLGSIVIESLLPVMSNLVTSLVLLATNFACVTLLTGLSWLYLIEKLGALVMLLLSPIRWLFSLRKSRHVADDENDAPENPQSAEQEQDPQFTIPFDHDAVNIQQTAPLNIKVDDQQAEAAIKIDKQPQTEATLSPKTEDDKLKQTTMELVKALQELNARSLAAAEDSSNKTQNQLESDDILTRIESILQNMKERDSDSVKSLVEQIQLNKSATVDPFEHDKYTISDAPSKPLFIMNDNQPSITLQHDSEIGEENEQSAFDPIIELSADEPEPLFITPQIMTDVELPERIPATDVDIDLLKKENPVIEDIYQVETTDEKVQTFEPIADDEQDSLIHPLLRRDDTPRAKPTTPLPSLNLLTAPPTTRIEVDHAALNAMAELIEKSLADYRVKAKVVDYMPGPVITRFEIELAPGIKAARISTLDRDLARSLSMPSVRVVEVIPGKPYVGIELPNKNRQTVYFREVLDSPQFKNAQSPLTVVLGKDIAGQSVVADLAKMPHLLVAGTTGSGKSVGVNAMILSILYKSQPEDVRFIMIDPKMLELSIYEGIPHLLTQVVTDMKDAANALNWCVNEMERRYRLMSFLGVRNIAGYNEKIKLAEEMGRPIPDPLWKPTDSMDLNMPTLEKLPYIVVMVDEFADLIMAVGKKVEELIARLAQKARAAGIHLVLATQRPSVDVITGLIKANIPTRIAFTVSSKIDSRTILDQMGAESLLGMGDMLYLAPNSSIPIRVHGAFVRDEEVHAVVQDWKARGTPKYIENVTVSTDDSESGSLDGIDEELDPLFDQVVAFVVETRRASISSVQRKFRIGYNRAARIVEQMELEGIISPPSHNGNREVLATQSQHDF is encoded by the coding sequence TTGAAAAAGTCAAAAATTACGAGAAGGCAGATTATAGCGCAACTGATTCTATTAACGATAATAGGGTTATCCGTTTGCTTATTTTTATCGCTGTTTACTTACAATCCCTCTGATCCGGGCTGGTCTCGCACCGCTTGGCATACACCGATAAGCAATTTTGGCGGTTATCTCGGTGCTTATGTTTCCGATGTGTTATTCCAATTTTTGGGCTTTGTGGCTTTTAGCATACCCGTTATTTTTATTTTCTTTTGTCTGCAATTAATGCACTATTTTTATCGGCATGCCAATGATCCGATTAACTATTTTAGTGTCTCATTTCGAATTATTGGTATTTTAGCGTTTATTTTCAGTTCCACTGGTTTTTTTGCCTTAAATATTCAAGATGCCGAACAATTTGAAGCCGGCGGTTATTTAGGTTCAATCGTTATTGAAAGTCTGTTACCGGTGATGAGCAACCTTGTCACCTCACTGGTTTTACTGGCAACCAACTTTGCCTGTGTCACACTATTAACCGGGCTTTCATGGTTGTATCTAATAGAAAAATTAGGTGCGCTGGTTATGCTGTTGTTATCACCAATTAGATGGTTATTTTCATTGCGTAAATCAAGACACGTTGCTGACGATGAAAATGATGCGCCAGAAAACCCACAATCAGCTGAACAAGAGCAAGACCCTCAGTTTACTATCCCGTTTGATCATGATGCAGTCAATATCCAACAAACTGCCCCTCTTAATATCAAGGTTGATGATCAGCAAGCTGAGGCTGCAATTAAGATTGATAAACAACCTCAAACCGAAGCAACCTTATCGCCTAAAACGGAAGATGACAAACTTAAACAAACAACAATGGAGTTAGTCAAGGCGCTGCAAGAGCTTAATGCCAGATCGCTAGCTGCTGCTGAAGATAGTTCAAATAAAACGCAAAACCAACTAGAATCTGATGATATCTTAACTCGCATTGAATCGATTTTACAAAATATGAAAGAACGTGATTCTGATTCAGTAAAATCGTTAGTTGAACAAATTCAACTAAATAAATCAGCAACGGTAGACCCTTTTGAGCACGACAAATACACTATTTCTGATGCGCCAAGTAAACCTTTGTTTATCATGAATGATAATCAACCGTCCATCACATTACAACATGATAGTGAGATTGGCGAAGAGAATGAACAGAGTGCATTTGATCCTATCATCGAACTCTCAGCCGATGAGCCTGAGCCACTATTCATCACGCCTCAAATCATGACGGATGTTGAGCTACCTGAGCGGATACCAGCCACCGATGTGGATATAGATTTACTGAAAAAAGAAAATCCGGTTATTGAAGATATCTATCAAGTCGAAACCACCGATGAAAAAGTTCAGACGTTTGAGCCGATAGCGGACGATGAGCAAGATAGCTTAATTCATCCATTACTCAGACGTGATGATACGCCACGGGCAAAACCAACCACACCATTGCCGTCTTTGAATTTATTGACCGCACCGCCAACGACTCGAATTGAAGTCGACCATGCTGCCTTAAATGCCATGGCTGAATTAATTGAAAAAAGCTTAGCTGACTATCGTGTTAAAGCCAAAGTGGTCGATTATATGCCGGGTCCGGTCATCACCCGTTTTGAAATCGAACTGGCGCCGGGGATTAAAGCTGCCCGTATTTCAACGTTGGATCGTGATCTGGCTCGCTCTTTGTCAATGCCGTCGGTGCGTGTGGTTGAAGTGATTCCCGGCAAACCTTATGTCGGTATCGAACTACCGAATAAAAACCGTCAAACCGTCTATTTTAGGGAAGTGCTTGATAGCCCACAATTTAAAAATGCCCAATCACCACTAACTGTTGTGCTGGGTAAAGATATCGCCGGACAATCGGTAGTGGCGGATTTGGCCAAAATGCCACATCTGTTAGTGGCAGGTACCACCGGATCCGGTAAATCAGTCGGCGTTAATGCGATGATTTTAAGTATTTTATATAAATCACAGCCGGAAGATGTTCGCTTTATCATGATTGACCCTAAAATGCTTGAGCTGTCTATTTATGAAGGTATCCCACACTTACTCACTCAAGTGGTTACCGATATGAAAGATGCGGCCAATGCGCTAAATTGGTGTGTCAATGAAATGGAAAGACGTTATCGCTTAATGTCATTTTTAGGGGTACGAAACATTGCCGGTTACAACGAAAAAATCAAACTGGCAGAAGAAATGGGTCGACCAATCCCCGATCCATTATGGAAACCAACCGACAGCATGGATCTGAACATGCCAACATTGGAAAAATTACCGTATATCGTTGTTATGGTTGATGAGTTTGCTGACTTAATTATGGCGGTAGGTAAAAAAGTCGAAGAGTTAATCGCAAGACTGGCGCAAAAAGCACGGGCGGCCGGTATTCACCTTGTCTTAGCCACTCAGCGACCGTCGGTTGATGTCATTACCGGTTTGATTAAAGCTAACATTCCAACTCGTATTGCTTTTACCGTTTCGAGTAAAATTGACTCACGCACGATTTTAGATCAAATGGGCGCCGAATCCTTGCTTGGTATGGGGGATATGCTTTATTTGGCACCTAATAGCTCTATACCAATTCGTGTTCATGGTGCGTTTGTCCGTGATGAAGAAGTTCATGCCGTTGTACAAGATTGGAAAGCACGTGGCACACCAAAATATATTGAAAACGTGACCGTTTCAACCGATGACAGTGAAAGTGGCAGCTTAGACGGTATTGACGAAGAGCTCGATCCATTATTTGATCAGGTTGTGGCTTTTGTTGTTGAAACACGTCGGGCTTCAATCTCTAGCGTTCAACGAAAATTTAGAATCGGCTATAACCGAGCGGCTCGCATTGTTGAGCAAATGGAGCTGGAAGGCATTATTAGTCCGCCTAGTCATAATGGCAATCGTGAAGTTTTAGCAACCCAATCACAACACGATTTTTAA
- the citG gene encoding triphosphoribosyl-dephospho-CoA synthase CitG, which yields MSDYSQQVALLEAKIIDNKNLSPATQLAIKALIKEICLSPKPGLVDMNNNGAHRDMDFQTFISSIQAITHWFEQFYQYGKNTANRPVNQFLSGIRPIGLQCEKAMFGATHQVNTHKGGIFAFGLLLGAIGRIEQQGLPLNAQSICEQVATICQGIVNNELKQNNPTHSVGEKLFKRHNLAGARGEAESGYATVRQVSLPIYQQMINSGYDEETSLLQALLYLLAFNQDTNLVSRGGLEGLNYVQQHAKTLIDQGGMVDHHGRENLYKLDLELIKRNLSPGGSADLIAITWLLSQYPNA from the coding sequence ATGAGTGATTACTCACAGCAAGTGGCTTTATTGGAAGCCAAAATAATTGATAATAAAAATTTAAGCCCAGCGACACAGCTTGCGATTAAGGCGTTAATCAAAGAAATTTGCCTGTCACCTAAACCCGGTCTGGTGGATATGAACAATAATGGCGCACATCGGGATATGGATTTTCAAACCTTCATTTCCAGTATTCAAGCCATTACACATTGGTTTGAACAGTTTTACCAATACGGAAAAAACACCGCTAATAGGCCGGTTAACCAATTTTTATCGGGCATTAGACCGATTGGATTACAATGTGAAAAAGCAATGTTTGGCGCAACGCATCAAGTCAATACCCACAAAGGAGGCATCTTCGCTTTTGGTTTATTACTCGGTGCTATTGGTCGAATTGAACAGCAAGGCTTGCCACTTAATGCACAAAGTATCTGTGAGCAAGTCGCCACTATCTGTCAAGGTATCGTCAATAACGAACTTAAACAAAACAACCCGACACATTCCGTCGGTGAAAAGCTGTTTAAACGCCACAATTTAGCCGGTGCTCGCGGAGAAGCTGAATCAGGTTATGCCACAGTTCGACAAGTATCACTGCCAATATATCAACAGATGATAAACAGCGGTTACGATGAAGAGACTAGCTTATTACAAGCTTTATTATATTTACTGGCTTTTAACCAAGACACCAATCTTGTCTCTCGTGGCGGGCTTGAAGGATTAAACTATGTTCAACAACACGCTAAAACTTTGATTGATCAAGGTGGAATGGTTGATCATCATGGGCGAGAAAACCTATATAAGCTCGATCTTGAGCTAATAAAACGCAATTTAAGCCCTGGCGGTTCGGCCGATTTGATTGCTATTACGTGGTTATTATCTCAATACCCAAATGCTTAA
- a CDS encoding glycoside hydrolase family 1 protein, giving the protein MKTFAKDFWWGASSSAFQIEGGWDADGKGMTVADYNSFQRSAIQADSKVASDFYHHVESDIALFKQLGLKTYRFSISWARIIPDGDGQINQAGIDFYNRVINELLKNDILPFITLYHFDLPFALVEKYNGWQDRRCVDAFRRYAQICYQAFGDRVKHWQINNEQNLMIRVNERMNMYHIAPQDAEKVRAQMDYHMFVAHAMATNDCHDLIPGSKVGPAVSSTMTYPASNKPKDVWAAKMNDNFKTNYALEMYCFGDYPGYYKNYLNRCGIYPITQAEDAEILKQAKPDFIAVNYYRTLVASYLPEDEAHPFGTKENDIDFNLYGYFKIEKNPNLTASTYGAQIDPMGLRLVLNEYYRQYRLPMIITENGLGTPDVLTADNKVHDDYRIDYIKAHILACHDAIEDGVELFGYCPWSVIDLLSSHQGFKKRYGFVYVDRDDHDLKTLNRIKKDSFYWYQKVIKDNGIID; this is encoded by the coding sequence ATGAAAACGTTTGCTAAGGATTTTTGGTGGGGAGCATCGTCTTCGGCATTTCAAATTGAAGGTGGCTGGGATGCTGACGGTAAAGGAATGACTGTTGCAGATTATAATTCCTTCCAACGTTCAGCTATACAAGCCGATAGCAAAGTCGCCAGTGATTTTTATCATCATGTAGAAAGTGACATCGCTTTATTTAAACAATTAGGACTCAAAACCTATCGCTTTTCAATCTCATGGGCAAGAATCATTCCGGACGGTGATGGACAAATTAATCAAGCTGGTATCGATTTTTATAATCGAGTGATCAATGAGCTTTTAAAAAATGATATCTTACCCTTTATTACACTTTATCATTTTGACTTGCCTTTTGCTTTAGTCGAAAAATATAACGGTTGGCAAGATCGCCGCTGTGTTGATGCGTTTAGACGTTATGCGCAAATCTGTTATCAAGCGTTTGGCGATCGGGTCAAACATTGGCAAATTAATAACGAACAAAATCTAATGATTCGGGTTAACGAAAGAATGAATATGTATCACATTGCGCCTCAAGATGCTGAAAAAGTCAGAGCGCAAATGGATTATCATATGTTCGTTGCTCATGCTATGGCAACCAATGATTGCCATGATTTGATCCCGGGCAGTAAAGTAGGACCGGCAGTTTCCTCAACGATGACTTATCCGGCCAGTAATAAGCCTAAAGATGTTTGGGCAGCGAAAATGAATGACAATTTCAAAACCAATTATGCCCTTGAAATGTACTGTTTTGGTGATTATCCCGGTTATTATAAAAACTATCTTAACCGCTGTGGTATCTATCCTATCACGCAAGCGGAAGATGCCGAAATTTTAAAACAGGCAAAACCCGATTTTATTGCGGTTAACTATTATCGTACGTTAGTTGCCAGCTATTTACCGGAAGATGAAGCGCATCCATTTGGTACTAAAGAGAATGATATCGATTTTAACCTTTATGGCTATTTTAAAATCGAGAAAAATCCAAATTTAACGGCGTCAACTTATGGCGCACAAATCGATCCTATGGGATTACGTTTAGTGCTTAATGAATATTATCGACAATACCGTTTACCCATGATTATTACAGAAAATGGTTTAGGTACACCCGATGTATTAACCGCAGATAATAAAGTCCACGACGATTATCGGATCGATTATATCAAAGCCCATATTTTAGCCTGCCATGATGCCATTGAAGACGGCGTTGAATTGTTTGGCTATTGTCCATGGTCAGTGATCGACTTATTAAGCTCTCATCAAGGCTTTAAAAAGCGTTATGGCTTTGTTTATGTTGATCGAGATGACCATGATTTAAAAACCCTTAATCGTATCAAAAAAGATAGTTTTTATTGGTATCAAAAAGTGATTAAGGACAATGGCATTATCGACTAG
- a CDS encoding MFS transporter, giving the protein MRSAKKKSYLLLTIVFFFWYAQYIYIPYQTPYLAAISLSTQFIGIVISAYGISQLVLRLPVGLIANVKEKHKAFIIVGCFLAGFASVIRIIQPNGMGFLIGNIISGFASAMWISFMVLFLGFYPKSKRGYATSLIIMVNNLGIFLAFLTGMLFFDFCGMKFICLLSCLSGLIAFILATQLKYPEKIHHHFQYHHLFKVFFNSKLLFFSLLALIQQGIQMSTTMSFTNQILSELGANSAMIGLSAIIYMLSSVLFAKLGASKWIDRLSVSVWIMLAFLLLALYCALVPIVASSYLILLLQIIPGMATGILFSLLTFEAMSDIPADVRSAAMGLFQAIYALGMTLFPVIVGYVSLQYSMTLAYFILAISAVLGAVLYCFYVKRQPAK; this is encoded by the coding sequence ATGAGATCTGCCAAAAAAAAGTCCTATTTACTCTTAACAATTGTGTTTTTCTTCTGGTATGCCCAATATATCTATATTCCTTATCAAACGCCTTATCTGGCTGCGATAAGCTTGTCGACTCAATTTATTGGTATCGTGATCAGTGCTTACGGCATTTCACAATTAGTGTTACGCCTTCCGGTCGGCTTAATCGCTAATGTTAAAGAGAAGCATAAAGCGTTTATTATCGTGGGATGTTTCTTAGCCGGTTTTGCCTCAGTTATTCGCATAATACAGCCCAATGGCATGGGATTTTTAATCGGTAATATTATTTCTGGCTTTGCCAGTGCTATGTGGATTTCATTTATGGTGCTGTTTTTAGGATTCTATCCCAAATCCAAAAGGGGGTATGCCACCAGTTTAATTATTATGGTAAACAATTTAGGTATCTTTTTGGCCTTTTTAACCGGTATGCTATTTTTTGATTTTTGCGGCATGAAATTTATCTGTTTACTCAGTTGTTTAAGCGGTTTAATTGCTTTTATATTAGCAACCCAACTTAAATACCCTGAAAAAATACATCATCATTTTCAATATCACCATTTATTTAAAGTCTTTTTTAATTCTAAGTTACTCTTTTTTTCGTTATTGGCGCTTATTCAGCAGGGTATACAAATGTCTACTACCATGTCTTTTACCAATCAGATATTGAGTGAACTGGGCGCAAACTCTGCAATGATTGGTCTGTCTGCCATTATTTATATGTTATCTTCGGTCTTATTTGCCAAACTCGGCGCCAGTAAGTGGATCGATCGATTAAGTGTATCGGTTTGGATTATGCTCGCTTTTCTGCTTTTGGCGCTGTATTGCGCTTTAGTTCCTATTGTGGCATCGAGTTATTTAATTTTACTGCTCCAGATCATTCCCGGTATGGCAACAGGTATTTTGTTCTCATTGTTAACTTTTGAAGCGATGAGCGATATTCCGGCAGATGTCCGCTCGGCAGCAATGGGCTTATTTCAAGCAATTTATGCTTTAGGGATGACGCTATTTCCGGTGATTGTTGGTTATGTTAGCTTGCAATATTCAATGACTTTAGCTTATTTTATTTTAGCTATAAGCGCTGTGTTGGGCGCTGTTTTGTACTGTTTTTACGTTAAAAGACAACCAGCAAAATAG
- a CDS encoding beta-glucoside-specific PTS transporter subunit IIABC has translation MDYQKIALQILKLVGGEQNVVSVTHCFTRLRFVLNDNNKADREKLLQTEGVISVVESSGQYQIVLGNKVTHIYDVLTPLIDKSTQHHQPDPKVSIGVKILNAFAAIFTPIIPAIAASGMLKGILAVAVMIGQYYYQTDIKTYSTYTILHAASDAVFYFMPIILGYTAAKVFKAHEFISMIIGATLCYPSIVSLMASKNEVTLFAIELTKASYTSSVIPIILAVFILSYVQRFLEYIIPEVLKIIMVPTFSLLIMIPATLLIFGPIGIYIGEFINWIYYYIMGVSPILLGAFIGGIWCILVIFGAHRAIVPIGINDVAQTGRQNLLAFAGAANFSQAGAALGVFFKTKNKNLKTVAASATITALFGITEPAIYGANLRLKKPMICAVICGAIAGGFMGWGGSYGTAFANQGVLTIPVYAEAGSKAFLCYLIGIAFAFFGSCLMTMMIGFNDIPNDEDSIKTAPNTKNNLTTDDAIAAPIEGRVVPLNEVKDEVFASGSMGLGIAIYPQTGEVIAPADCTVTVLYPTLHAIGLKLDNGVELLIHIGIDTVNLQGEYFTAHVKAGEHITKGSKIVSFDIHRIEQKNYDLTTSIIIVDSQQYKSVQTTQQSEVSYQDNLLFIQV, from the coding sequence ATGGATTATCAAAAAATTGCGCTACAAATATTAAAGCTCGTGGGTGGCGAACAAAACGTCGTTAGTGTGACCCACTGTTTTACGCGTTTACGCTTTGTATTAAATGATAATAACAAGGCAGATCGTGAAAAGTTGCTGCAAACCGAAGGGGTGATATCGGTGGTTGAAAGCAGTGGACAATATCAGATTGTGCTAGGCAACAAAGTCACACACATTTATGATGTGCTCACACCGTTAATTGACAAATCAACACAACATCATCAACCTGACCCTAAAGTCTCAATTGGGGTAAAGATACTCAATGCATTTGCTGCCATTTTTACGCCAATAATTCCCGCTATTGCGGCATCGGGCATGTTAAAAGGAATTTTAGCCGTTGCTGTAATGATTGGTCAATACTACTATCAAACCGATATTAAAACCTATAGCACCTATACCATTTTACATGCGGCATCGGATGCTGTTTTTTATTTCATGCCGATAATATTAGGCTATACCGCCGCTAAAGTGTTTAAAGCGCACGAATTTATCTCCATGATTATAGGGGCAACACTATGTTACCCTTCAATCGTGAGCTTAATGGCAAGCAAAAATGAGGTGACTTTATTTGCTATCGAACTTACTAAAGCCAGTTATACTTCAAGCGTTATTCCAATTATTTTAGCGGTGTTTATTTTAAGTTATGTGCAAAGATTCTTAGAATATATCATCCCGGAAGTCTTAAAAATAATTATGGTTCCAACATTTTCTTTGTTGATCATGATACCTGCAACATTGCTAATTTTTGGACCTATTGGAATCTATATCGGCGAATTTATTAACTGGATCTATTACTACATTATGGGAGTGAGCCCTATTTTATTAGGTGCCTTTATTGGCGGCATTTGGTGTATCTTAGTTATTTTTGGTGCGCATCGTGCAATTGTACCAATTGGCATCAATGATGTTGCGCAAACAGGCCGGCAAAACCTATTAGCCTTTGCCGGTGCGGCGAACTTTTCACAGGCTGGCGCTGCCTTAGGGGTATTTTTTAAAACGAAGAATAAAAACCTAAAGACTGTTGCCGCATCCGCTACCATTACCGCCCTGTTTGGCATTACTGAGCCGGCGATTTATGGTGCTAATTTAAGACTGAAAAAACCGATGATCTGCGCCGTCATTTGCGGTGCTATTGCTGGCGGATTTATGGGCTGGGGTGGCTCTTACGGTACCGCTTTTGCCAATCAAGGCGTATTAACTATTCCGGTCTATGCTGAAGCGGGCAGTAAAGCATTTTTATGCTACTTAATCGGCATTGCTTTTGCTTTTTTTGGTTCTTGCCTAATGACAATGATGATTGGTTTTAACGATATTCCAAACGATGAAGATTCAATAAAAACAGCGCCTAATACTAAAAATAACTTAACAACCGATGATGCCATTGCTGCGCCAATCGAAGGGCGGGTTGTGCCATTAAACGAGGTCAAAGATGAAGTGTTTGCCTCCGGCTCAATGGGATTAGGGATTGCAATATACCCACAAACAGGCGAAGTTATCGCACCGGCTGATTGTACTGTGACGGTGCTTTATCCTACTTTACATGCGATAGGTTTAAAACTCGATAATGGGGTTGAACTTTTAATTCATATCGGTATTGATACGGTTAATCTACAAGGCGAATATTTCACAGCGCATGTTAAAGCGGGTGAGCATATTACTAAAGGCAGTAAAATCGTGTCGTTTGATATTCATCGCATTGAACAGAAAAATTATGATTTAACAACATCGATTATTATCGTCGATTCACAACAATATAAAAGCGTTCAAACTACGCAACAAAGTGAAGTGAGTTATCAAGACAATTTATTATTTATTCAAGTTTAG